A genomic stretch from Echeneis naucrates chromosome 6, fEcheNa1.1, whole genome shotgun sequence includes:
- the dedd1 gene encoding death effector domain-containing 1, giving the protein MASVHHQRQPLRDSLYWDETECLNYYGMLSLHEVFEIVGSQLTETDIEVLSFLLNETCSAQHPLDPVGWTVEASEGNPNDSGVSPSPELLKAWRRLKPQATQCPLVASFKPKSGLELLLELERHGYLCDGNLEPLLQLLRVLTRHDLLPLVSHKKRRTVSPERTGQRCGTENRESVCISGMRHSCRQTDMPFPSFTQQLRTDIYPPMPGPPTRRRKKKRGNGWSRRPKKTSRQSQPLPPPPAQPLPSRKVSCDIRLRVRAEYLEHESALRNGVSSDKRQPLERQFELFSQASLLLRARDLGSIVCDIKFTELDNLEAFWGDYLSGALLEALKGVFITDSLRMAAGTEGVRLLISVDQDDYEEGRRLLSARRVLSSSNGGHTDTHWAV; this is encoded by the exons ATGGCCTCAGTTCATCACCAAAGGCAGCCTCTAAGAGATTCGTTGTACTGGGATGAAACAGAGTGTCTGAACTACTATGGGATGCTGTCACTCCATGAGGTCTTTGAAATAGTTGGTTCCCAGCTGACGGAGACTGACATTGAAGTCCTTTCATTCTTGCTGAATGAAACCTGTTCTGCACAGCACCCACTTGATCCAGTAGGCTGGACAGTCGAAGCCAGTGAGGGCAATCCAAATGACTCAGGAGTGTCGCCAAGTCCTGAGCTACTAAAGGCCTGGAGGCGTTTAAAGCCTCAGGCCACTCAGTGTCCCTTAGTGGCCTCATTTAAGCCTAAAAGTGGCCTTGAGCTGTTGCTAGAGCTAGAGAGGCATGGATACCTCTGTGATGGCAACCTGGAGCCACTCCTACAACTACTACGAGTCCTCACTCGTCATGATCTGCTGCCTTTAGTATCCCACAAAAAgaggaggacag TATCTCCAGAGAGAACGGGACAGAGGTGtggaacagaaaacagagagtcGGTGTGCATCTCTGGAATGCGACACAGCTGTAGACAGACAGATATGCCTTTTCCATCTTTCACACAGCAATTGAGAACTG ATATTTACCCTCCTATGCCTGGGCCACCcacaaggaggaggaaaaagaagaggggaaaTGGCTGGAGCCGCAGGcccaaaaaaacaagcaggcaGAGCCAACCACTGCCTCCACCACCAGCACAACCACTGCCATCACGGAAAGTGTCCTGTG ATATCCGCCTGCGTGTTCGGGCTGAGTACCTGGAGCACGAGTCTGCACTCCGCAACGGCGTCTCCTCAGACAAGCGACAGCCACTGGAGCGGCAATTTGAATTGTTCAGCCAAGCAAGCTTGCTGCTGCGTGCCAGAGATCTGGGTTCCATAGTTTGCGACATCAAGTTCACAGAACTGGACAATCTTGAGGCCTTCTGGGGTGACTATCTAAGTGGAGCTCTGCTGGAGGCCTTGAAGGGAGTCTTCATCACAGACTCTCTGAGGATGGCAGCAGGAACAGAGGGAGTCCGCCTGCTGATCAGTGTGGATCAGGACGACTACGAGGAGGGCCGAAGGCTGCTGAGTGCCAGGAGAGTGCTATCATCCAGTAATGGTGGGCACACAGATACTCACTGGGCTGTGTAG
- the atp1a3b gene encoding sodium/potassium-transporting ATPase subunit alpha-3b isoform X2, protein MGYGRSDSYRVATTQDKDDRSPKKKKGGAKDMDDLKKEVPITEHKMSVEEVCRKYQTDIVQGLTNAKAAEFLIRDGPNALTPPPTTPEWVKFCRQLFGGFSILLWTGAILCFLAYAIQAATEDEPAGDNLYLGIVLTAVVIITGCFSYFQEAKSSKIMESFKNMVPQQALVIREGEKVQINAEEVVAGDLIEVKGGDRIPADIRVVSAHGCKVDNSSLTGESEPQSRSPDCTHDNPLETRNIAFFSTNCVEGTARGIVICTGDRTVMGRIATLTSGLETGKTPIAKEIEHFIHIITGVAVFLGVSFFILALILGYTWLEAVIFLIGIIVANVPEGLLATVTVCLTLTAKRMAKKNCLVKNLEAVETLGSTSTICSDKTGTLTQNRMTVAHMWFDNQIHEADTTEDQSGCASFDKSSVTWLSLARIAALCNRAQFKAGQDSLPILKRDVAGDASESALLKCIELSCGSVRLMRDKNKKVAEIPFNSTNKYQLSVHETEDPNDNRYLLVMKGAPERILDRCTTIMLQGKEQPMDEELKEAFQNAYMELGGLGERVLGFCHLMLPEDQYPKGFAFDTDDVNFQTDNLCFVGLMSMIDPPRAAVPDAVGKCRSAGIKVIMVTGDHPITAKAIAKGVGIISEGNETVEDIAARLNIPVSQVNPRDAKACVIHGTDLKDLSQDQMDDILRNHTEIVFARTSPQQKLIIVEGCQRQGAIVAVTGDGVNDSPALKKADIGVAMGISGSDVSKQAADMILLDDNFASIVTGVEEGRLIFDNLKKSIAYTLTSNIPEITPFLLFIMVNIPLPLGTITILCIDLGTDMVPAISLAYEAAESDIMKRQPRNPFRDKLVNERLISIAYGQIGMIQALGGFFSYFVILAENGFLPSYLVGIRLKWDDRSLNDLEDSYGQQWTYEQRKIVEFTCHTAFFVSIVVVQWADVIICKTRRNSVFQQGMKNKILIFGLFEETALAAFLSYCPGMDVALRMYPLKPTWWFCAFPYSFLIFVYDEVRKLLLRRNPGGWVENETYY, encoded by the exons taTGGGCGATCAGACAGTTACCGCGTTGCCACCACACAGGACAAAGATGACCGATCccccaagaagaagaaggggggggcCAAGGATATGGATGACCTGAAGAAGGAAGTGCCCATT acggAACACAAGATGTCAGTAGAGGAAGTATGCAGGAAATACCAGACTGACATTGTCCAG GGTCTGACTAATGCCAAGGCAGCAGAGTTTCTGATCAGGGATGGCCCCAATGCTctcacccctcctcccaccaccccaGAGTGGGTCAAGTTCTGTCGCCAGCTGTTTGGTGGATTCTCCATCCTGCTGTGGACCGGCGCCATCCTCTGCTTCCTGGCTTACGCCATCCAGGCAGCCACTGAGGACGAGCCCGCAGGAGACAAC tTGTACCTAGGTATTGTGCTCACAGCTGTCGTCATCATCACTGGTTGCTTCTCATATTTCCAAGAGGCCAAGAGCTCCAAAATCATGGAGTCTTTCAAGAACATGGTGCCCCAG CAAGCTTTGGTGATCCGTGAGGGTGAGAAGGTACAGATCAATGCCGAAGAAGTGGTGGCCGGAGATCTGATTGAAGTGAAGGGAGGAGACAGGATTCCTGCTGACATCAGAGTGGTTTCCGCTCATGGCTGCAAg GTGGATAACTCCTCCCTGACAGGCGAGTCAGAGCCTCAGAGCCGGTCACCTGACTGTACCCATGACAACCCCTTGGAGACCCGAAACATTGCTTTCTTCTCCACCAACTGTGTGGAAG GTACAGCTCGTGGCATTGTTATCTGCACTGGAGATCGCACAGTCATGGGTCGCATTGCTACTCTGACCTCCGGCCTGGAGACCGGTAAAACTCCCATTGCTAAGGAGATTGAGCACTTCATCCATATCATCACAGGCGTGGCTGTCTTCTTGGGTGTCAGTTTCTTCATCCTGGCCCTCATCCTGGGTTACACCTGGCTGGAagctgtcatcttcctcatcgGCATCATTGTGGCAAACGTGCCTGAAGGGCTGCTGGCCACAGTCACT GTGTGTCTGACCCTTACTGCCAAACGTATGGCTAAGAAAAACTGCCTGGTGAAGAACTTGGAAGCTGTGGAAACCTTGGgctccacctccaccatctGCTCTGACAAAACAGGCACCCTGACCCAGAACAGGATGACTGTAGCCCACATGTGGTTTGACAACCAGATCCACGAAGCCGACACCACCGAGGACCAGTCTGGTT GTGCCTCATTTGACAAGAGTTCAGTAACATGGCTGTCTCTGGCTCGTATCGCCGCTCTGTGCAACCGTGCCCAGTTCAAAGCAGGACAAGATTCACTGCCCATCCTGAAGCGTGATGTTGCTGGCGATGCCTCAGAGTCAGCCCTGCTGAAGTGTATTGAGCTGTCCTGTGGTTCAGTCAGGTTGATGAGGGACAAGAACAAGAAGGTGGCAGAAATTCCCTTTAACTCCACCAACAAATACCAG CTTTCTGTGCATGAGACCGAGGATCCCAATGACAACCGCTACCTGTTGGTGATGAAGGGAGCCCCTGAGAGGATCCTAGACCGTTGCACCACCATCATGCTGCAGGGCAAAGAGCAGCCTATGGATGAAGAGCTGAAGGAAGCTTTCCAGAATGCTTATATGGAGCTGGGAGGACTGGGAGAGAGAGTACTGG GTTTCTGCCACTTGATGCTTCCAGAGGACCAATATCCTAAGGGTTTTGCCTTTGACACAGATGATGTTAACTTCCAGACAGACAATCTTTGCTTTGTTGGCCTCATGTCCATGATAGACCCTCCCCGTGCTGCTGTGCCTGATGCTGTTGGAAAATGCCGATCTGCTGGTATCAAA GTTATTATGGTCACTGGAGATCATCCTATCACAGCCAAGGCCATTGCCAAGGGAGTGGGTATCATCTCAGAAGGCAATGAGACAGTGGAGGACATTGCTGCCCGTCTCAACATACCTGTCAGCCAGGTCAACCCCCG GGATGCCAAGGCCTGTGTGATCCATGGaacagacctgaaggatctcTCTCAGGATCAGATGGATGATATCCTGAGGAATCACACTGAGATTGTGTTTGCCAGGACCTCCCCACAGCAGAAACTCATTATTGTAGAAGGTTGCCAGCGACAG GGTGCCATTGTTGCTGTGACAGGAGATGGTGTGAATGACTCTCCTGCACTGAAAAAGGCCGACATTGGTGTTGCAATGGGAATCTCAGGCTCTGATGTGTCCAAACAGGCTGCAGACATGATTTTGTTGGATGACAACTTTGCATCCATTGTCACAGGAGTGGAGGAAG GCCGCCTGATCTTTGATAATCTTAAAAAGTCCATTGCTTACACACTGACCAGCAACATCCCAGAAATCACACCCTTCCTGTTGTTCATCATGGTTAATATTCCTCTGCCACTGGGAACCATCACCATCCTGTGTATTGACCTGGGAACTGACATG GTGCCAGCCATCTCCCTGGCTTATGAAGCAGCCGAGAGCGACATCATGAAGCGTCAGCCCAGGAACCCATTCAGGGACAAGTTAGTGAATGAGAGGCTTATCAGCATTGCCTATGGACAAATTG GCATGATTCAGGCTCTGGGAGGATTCTTCTCTTACTTTGTAATCTTGGCTGAAAATGGTTTCCTGCCCTCTTACCTGGTGGGCATCAGGCTCAAATGGGATGACCGATCTCTTAATGATCTTGAAGACAGCTATGGACAGCAATGG ACATACGAGCAGAGGAAAATTGTGGAATTCACATGCCACACAGCTTTCTTTGTCAGTATTGTAGTCGTCCAATGGGCTGATGTCATCATTTGCAAGACCAGACGTAACTCTGTGTTCCAGCAGGGCATGAA GAACAAAATCTTGATCTTTGGCCTGTTTGAAGAGACAGCTCTGGCTGCTTTCCTGTCCTACTGCCCGGGCATGGATGTGGCACTCAGGATGTATCCTCTAAA GCCTACCTGGTGGTTTTGTGCATTCCCCTACAGTTTCCTCATCTTTGTTTATGATGAAGTCCGAAAACTTCTCCTCCGTCGGAACCCTGGGG GTTGGGTTGAAAATGAGACATACTATTGA
- the rabac1 gene encoding prenylated Rab acceptor protein 1 has product MSSGAPTGENCLIDMESKAGDLFSAEDAHPTGTGGGGVLAKLWFPKGFSVGTAKEWIDKRRVSIRPWASFVDQRKFSKPRNFGELCQRVVKNVETYNSNYTFIFLGLILYCIISSPMLLIALAVFAGAFYIIHLKSLESKLVILGKELTVPHQMSLAGAVSLPVFWLAGAGAAVFWVLGATLFVIGSHAAFRELEGSDMEELLMEPV; this is encoded by the exons ATGTCATCTGGAGCCCCAACAGGGGAGAATTGTCTTATAGACATGGAAAGCAAGGCTGGGGATCTGTTCAGTGCGGAGGATGCTCATCCAACTGGCACAGGCGGAGGTGGAGTCTTGGCAAA GCTCTGGTTCCCTAAAGGCTTCTCAGTGGGTACAGCTAAAGAGTGGATCGACAAGCGTCGAGTGTCCATTCGACCATGGGCCAGCTTTGTGGACCAACGCAAGTTCTCAAAACCTCGCAATTTTGGAGAACTCTGTCAGAGGGTGGTGAAAAATGTGGAAACCTACAACAGCAACTACACTTTTATCTTTCTGGGTCTCATCCTTTACTGCAT TATCAGCTCTCCCATGCTACTCATTGCCTTGGCTGTGTTTGCTGGAGCTTTCTACATAATCCACCTAAAGTCCCTGGAGTCCAAACTGGTTATCCTTG GCAAGGAGCTGACTGTCCCTCACCAGATGAGCCTAGCTGGAGCTGTCTCACTGCCTGTGTTCTGGTTGGCTGGAGCTGGAGCCGCAGTCTTTTGGGTTCTGG GAGCGACACTGTTTGTGATTGGCTCCCATGCTGCGTTCCGTGAGCTGGAGGGATCTGACATGGAAGAGCTCTTGATGGAGCCGGTGTGA
- the atp1a3b gene encoding sodium/potassium-transporting ATPase subunit alpha-3b isoform X1, giving the protein MGYGRSDSYRVATTQDKDDRSPKKKKGGAKDMDDLKKEVPITEHKMSVEEVCRKYQTDIVQGLTNAKAAEFLIRDGPNALTPPPTTPEWVKFCRQLFGGFSILLWTGAILCFLAYAIQAATEDEPAGDNLYLGIVLTAVVIITGCFSYFQEAKSSKIMESFKNMVPQQALVIREGEKVQINAEEVVAGDLIEVKGGDRIPADIRVVSAHGCKVDNSSLTGESEPQSRSPDCTHDNPLETRNIAFFSTNCVEGTARGIVICTGDRTVMGRIATLTSGLETGKTPIAKEIEHFIHIITGVAVFLGVSFFILALILGYTWLEAVIFLIGIIVANVPEGLLATVTVCLTLTAKRMAKKNCLVKNLEAVETLGSTSTICSDKTGTLTQNRMTVAHMWFDNQIHEADTTEDQSGASFDKSSVTWLSLARIAALCNRAQFKAGQDSLPILKRDVAGDASESALLKCIELSCGSVRLMRDKNKKVAEIPFNSTNKYQLSVHETEDPNDNRYLLVMKGAPERILDRCTTIMLQGKEQPMDEELKEAFQNAYMELGGLGERVLGFCHLMLPEDQYPKGFAFDTDDVNFQTDNLCFVGLMSMIDPPRAAVPDAVGKCRSAGIKVIMVTGDHPITAKAIAKGVGIISEGNETVEDIAARLNIPVSQVNPRDAKACVIHGTDLKDLSQDQMDDILRNHTEIVFARTSPQQKLIIVEGCQRQGAIVAVTGDGVNDSPALKKADIGVAMGISGSDVSKQAADMILLDDNFASIVTGVEEGRLIFDNLKKSIAYTLTSNIPEITPFLLFIMVNIPLPLGTITILCIDLGTDMVPAISLAYEAAESDIMKRQPRNPFRDKLVNERLISIAYGQIGMIQALGGFFSYFVILAENGFLPSYLVGIRLKWDDRSLNDLEDSYGQQWTYEQRKIVEFTCHTAFFVSIVVVQWADVIICKTRRNSVFQQGMKNKILIFGLFEETALAAFLSYCPGMDVALRMYPLKPTWWFCAFPYSFLIFVYDEVRKLLLRRNPGGWVENETYY; this is encoded by the exons taTGGGCGATCAGACAGTTACCGCGTTGCCACCACACAGGACAAAGATGACCGATCccccaagaagaagaaggggggggcCAAGGATATGGATGACCTGAAGAAGGAAGTGCCCATT acggAACACAAGATGTCAGTAGAGGAAGTATGCAGGAAATACCAGACTGACATTGTCCAG GGTCTGACTAATGCCAAGGCAGCAGAGTTTCTGATCAGGGATGGCCCCAATGCTctcacccctcctcccaccaccccaGAGTGGGTCAAGTTCTGTCGCCAGCTGTTTGGTGGATTCTCCATCCTGCTGTGGACCGGCGCCATCCTCTGCTTCCTGGCTTACGCCATCCAGGCAGCCACTGAGGACGAGCCCGCAGGAGACAAC tTGTACCTAGGTATTGTGCTCACAGCTGTCGTCATCATCACTGGTTGCTTCTCATATTTCCAAGAGGCCAAGAGCTCCAAAATCATGGAGTCTTTCAAGAACATGGTGCCCCAG CAAGCTTTGGTGATCCGTGAGGGTGAGAAGGTACAGATCAATGCCGAAGAAGTGGTGGCCGGAGATCTGATTGAAGTGAAGGGAGGAGACAGGATTCCTGCTGACATCAGAGTGGTTTCCGCTCATGGCTGCAAg GTGGATAACTCCTCCCTGACAGGCGAGTCAGAGCCTCAGAGCCGGTCACCTGACTGTACCCATGACAACCCCTTGGAGACCCGAAACATTGCTTTCTTCTCCACCAACTGTGTGGAAG GTACAGCTCGTGGCATTGTTATCTGCACTGGAGATCGCACAGTCATGGGTCGCATTGCTACTCTGACCTCCGGCCTGGAGACCGGTAAAACTCCCATTGCTAAGGAGATTGAGCACTTCATCCATATCATCACAGGCGTGGCTGTCTTCTTGGGTGTCAGTTTCTTCATCCTGGCCCTCATCCTGGGTTACACCTGGCTGGAagctgtcatcttcctcatcgGCATCATTGTGGCAAACGTGCCTGAAGGGCTGCTGGCCACAGTCACT GTGTGTCTGACCCTTACTGCCAAACGTATGGCTAAGAAAAACTGCCTGGTGAAGAACTTGGAAGCTGTGGAAACCTTGGgctccacctccaccatctGCTCTGACAAAACAGGCACCCTGACCCAGAACAGGATGACTGTAGCCCACATGTGGTTTGACAACCAGATCCACGAAGCCGACACCACCGAGGACCAGTCTG GTGCCTCATTTGACAAGAGTTCAGTAACATGGCTGTCTCTGGCTCGTATCGCCGCTCTGTGCAACCGTGCCCAGTTCAAAGCAGGACAAGATTCACTGCCCATCCTGAAGCGTGATGTTGCTGGCGATGCCTCAGAGTCAGCCCTGCTGAAGTGTATTGAGCTGTCCTGTGGTTCAGTCAGGTTGATGAGGGACAAGAACAAGAAGGTGGCAGAAATTCCCTTTAACTCCACCAACAAATACCAG CTTTCTGTGCATGAGACCGAGGATCCCAATGACAACCGCTACCTGTTGGTGATGAAGGGAGCCCCTGAGAGGATCCTAGACCGTTGCACCACCATCATGCTGCAGGGCAAAGAGCAGCCTATGGATGAAGAGCTGAAGGAAGCTTTCCAGAATGCTTATATGGAGCTGGGAGGACTGGGAGAGAGAGTACTGG GTTTCTGCCACTTGATGCTTCCAGAGGACCAATATCCTAAGGGTTTTGCCTTTGACACAGATGATGTTAACTTCCAGACAGACAATCTTTGCTTTGTTGGCCTCATGTCCATGATAGACCCTCCCCGTGCTGCTGTGCCTGATGCTGTTGGAAAATGCCGATCTGCTGGTATCAAA GTTATTATGGTCACTGGAGATCATCCTATCACAGCCAAGGCCATTGCCAAGGGAGTGGGTATCATCTCAGAAGGCAATGAGACAGTGGAGGACATTGCTGCCCGTCTCAACATACCTGTCAGCCAGGTCAACCCCCG GGATGCCAAGGCCTGTGTGATCCATGGaacagacctgaaggatctcTCTCAGGATCAGATGGATGATATCCTGAGGAATCACACTGAGATTGTGTTTGCCAGGACCTCCCCACAGCAGAAACTCATTATTGTAGAAGGTTGCCAGCGACAG GGTGCCATTGTTGCTGTGACAGGAGATGGTGTGAATGACTCTCCTGCACTGAAAAAGGCCGACATTGGTGTTGCAATGGGAATCTCAGGCTCTGATGTGTCCAAACAGGCTGCAGACATGATTTTGTTGGATGACAACTTTGCATCCATTGTCACAGGAGTGGAGGAAG GCCGCCTGATCTTTGATAATCTTAAAAAGTCCATTGCTTACACACTGACCAGCAACATCCCAGAAATCACACCCTTCCTGTTGTTCATCATGGTTAATATTCCTCTGCCACTGGGAACCATCACCATCCTGTGTATTGACCTGGGAACTGACATG GTGCCAGCCATCTCCCTGGCTTATGAAGCAGCCGAGAGCGACATCATGAAGCGTCAGCCCAGGAACCCATTCAGGGACAAGTTAGTGAATGAGAGGCTTATCAGCATTGCCTATGGACAAATTG GCATGATTCAGGCTCTGGGAGGATTCTTCTCTTACTTTGTAATCTTGGCTGAAAATGGTTTCCTGCCCTCTTACCTGGTGGGCATCAGGCTCAAATGGGATGACCGATCTCTTAATGATCTTGAAGACAGCTATGGACAGCAATGG ACATACGAGCAGAGGAAAATTGTGGAATTCACATGCCACACAGCTTTCTTTGTCAGTATTGTAGTCGTCCAATGGGCTGATGTCATCATTTGCAAGACCAGACGTAACTCTGTGTTCCAGCAGGGCATGAA GAACAAAATCTTGATCTTTGGCCTGTTTGAAGAGACAGCTCTGGCTGCTTTCCTGTCCTACTGCCCGGGCATGGATGTGGCACTCAGGATGTATCCTCTAAA GCCTACCTGGTGGTTTTGTGCATTCCCCTACAGTTTCCTCATCTTTGTTTATGATGAAGTCCGAAAACTTCTCCTCCGTCGGAACCCTGGGG GTTGGGTTGAAAATGAGACATACTATTGA